A window of Cottoperca gobio unplaced genomic scaffold, fCotGob3.1 fCotGob3_22arrow_ctg1, whole genome shotgun sequence contains these coding sequences:
- the LOC115004939 gene encoding dual specificity protein phosphatase CDC14AB-like translates to MGGGQGPPSPLKSSKFPSSASAAAKRIGRSPASTASNIRSSRLASSLSDLYVDVEDASPPPPSAVSLSSSPSHMAPPPLCRYGNGPRSTQHEVNNNGGGPYADSVAPSGRIQDLSPYRVSYSALRGRSGTLLERDPYLLFSLSTSSTRTTDLT, encoded by the exons ATGGGCGGTGGTCAgggccccccctcccccctcaaGTCCTCCAAATTCCCATCCTCTGCTTCTGCTGCCGCCAAGAGGATCGGGAGAAGTCCGGCGTCAACAGCGTCCAACATCAGGAG ctCTCGGTTGGCGAGCTCTCTCAGCGATCTTTACGTCGACGTAGAGGACgcctcgcccccccccccgtccGCCGTGTCTCTCAGCTCCTCCCCCTCCCACATGGCCCCGCCCCCTCTGTGTCGCTATGGTAACGGCCCTCGTAGCACGCAGCACGAGGTAAACAACAATGGCGGCGGTCCGTACGCCGACTCTGTGGCGCCCAGCGGCAGGATTCAGGACCTGAGCCCCTACAGGGTCTCCTACAGTGCTCTGAGGGGCCGGTCAGGGACGCTACTTGAGCGCGATCCATACCT tctcTTCAGTCTGAGTACATCCAGTACTAGAACTACAGATCTCACCTGA